A part of Myxococcus landrumus genomic DNA contains:
- a CDS encoding cysteine dioxygenase: MREHVTEAGDIEIPDTRSLLGWALPEDGAAAPSLAWLVARLRDSRPDWRLLESLTRFDDARYARRTLAKTRACELLLVCWMPGQGSPLHDHGGSWGASLLIHGELRETRFAWAGDRLRVDAKRRAGEGDLMREESHTIHRVLNDSRHRAVSLHVYAPPMEGMTTYDEVWAESVRRRRPTGAGAGRRRRPRAG, encoded by the coding sequence ATGCGAGAGCACGTCACGGAAGCAGGGGACATCGAGATTCCGGATACGCGAAGTCTGCTCGGCTGGGCGCTCCCCGAGGACGGGGCGGCGGCGCCTTCCCTGGCCTGGCTGGTGGCCCGGCTTCGCGACAGCCGGCCCGACTGGAGGCTGCTGGAGTCGCTGACCCGCTTCGACGACGCCCGCTATGCCCGGAGGACGCTGGCGAAGACGCGCGCGTGTGAGCTGCTGCTGGTGTGCTGGATGCCAGGGCAGGGCTCGCCGCTCCATGACCACGGAGGTTCGTGGGGCGCCTCGCTGCTCATCCATGGGGAGCTGCGCGAGACGCGCTTCGCGTGGGCGGGAGACCGGCTGCGCGTGGACGCGAAGCGGCGCGCGGGCGAGGGGGACTTGATGCGCGAGGAGTCGCACACCATCCACCGCGTCCTCAACGACTCGCGCCACCGGGCCGTGTCGCTGCACGTCTACGCGCCGCCGATGGAGGGCATGACGACCTACGACGAGGTGTGGGCGGAGTCCGTCAGACGACGGCGTCCAACTGGCGCGGGGGCAGGGCGAAGGCGCCGGCCACGGGCAGGGTGA
- a CDS encoding sensor histidine kinase, with protein MTLRARVLLMSAVAQRRGTLRLAFHGRRGLPQGTPSASTDFSREAAEAGRRLEETVRERTAELEAANAKLSRSLEQLHATQAQLLFADRLIALGRIAAGVGHEINNPLAFILSNLEYIHQELQQKEELAEQERQEVLEALAETRDGAERIRLIVRDLQTLSRSEDVGSGPSDVGSVVRTAAKMAMHELRHRARLVVECDGVPPVQGNGARLGQVFLNLLLNAAQAIVPGQVEVNEVRVVASEAMPGRVVAVEVRDTGCGISPEHRERIFDPFFTTKPLGVGTGLGLAVCHGIVTSLGGTLTVESAPGQGSTFRVTLPVAGAFALPPRQLDAVV; from the coding sequence ATGACGCTACGAGCCAGGGTGCTGTTGATGTCGGCGGTGGCCCAGAGGCGCGGCACCCTGCGGCTCGCGTTCCACGGCCGCCGAGGCCTCCCCCAGGGGACTCCCAGCGCCAGCACCGACTTCTCTCGCGAGGCCGCGGAGGCCGGAAGGCGGCTGGAGGAGACCGTCCGGGAGCGCACCGCCGAGCTCGAGGCCGCCAACGCGAAGCTGTCCCGCAGCCTGGAGCAGCTGCACGCCACCCAGGCGCAGCTGCTCTTCGCCGACCGGCTCATCGCCCTGGGCCGCATCGCCGCCGGCGTCGGCCACGAAATCAACAACCCCCTGGCCTTCATCCTCAGCAACCTGGAGTACATCCACCAGGAGCTCCAGCAGAAGGAGGAGCTGGCCGAGCAGGAGCGCCAGGAGGTGCTCGAGGCGCTGGCGGAGACCCGCGACGGCGCCGAGCGCATCCGCCTCATCGTTCGGGACCTCCAGACGCTCTCCCGCTCGGAGGACGTGGGCAGTGGACCGTCGGACGTGGGCTCCGTGGTGCGCACGGCGGCGAAGATGGCCATGCACGAGCTGCGGCACCGCGCGCGCCTCGTCGTGGAGTGTGACGGGGTGCCGCCGGTGCAAGGCAACGGCGCGCGGCTGGGCCAGGTGTTCCTCAACCTGCTGCTCAACGCGGCGCAGGCCATCGTCCCCGGCCAGGTGGAGGTCAACGAGGTGCGCGTCGTCGCGAGCGAGGCCATGCCCGGCCGCGTCGTCGCGGTGGAGGTGCGCGACACCGGCTGCGGCATCTCCCCCGAGCACCGCGAGCGCATCTTCGACCCGTTCTTCACCACCAAGCCCCTGGGCGTGGGCACGGGCCTGGGCCTCGCCGTGTGCCACGGCATCGTCACGTCCCTGGGCGGCACGCTGACGGTGGAGAGCGCCCCCGGTCAGGGCAGCACCTTCCGCGTCACCCTGCCCGTGGCCGGCGCCTTCGCCCTGCCCCCGCGCCAGTTGGACGCCGTCGTCTGA
- a CDS encoding 2-keto-4-pentenoate hydratase, producing MTRTVDLSELARRLDAARRERREVPPLTNELPELPLSDAYAIQEEGLRLRQADGERVVGLKMGLTSEAKRRQMNLDSPVYGVLTDRMRVAAGGVIALGKSIHPKIEPEIAFRTTRELRGKVTRDEVLDACASVFVAMEILDSRYRDFKYFSLPDVVADNSSSSLFVLGEVEHPPRAMDLTKLEMKMSVNGAVAQSARSDAISGDPVVSVIQLCELLAQRGQVLPAGSIVLAGAATVAHMLQPGDRVRLDVEGLGSVEVSAA from the coding sequence ATGACGCGGACTGTGGACCTCTCGGAGCTGGCCCGGCGGCTCGACGCCGCGCGGCGGGAGCGGCGCGAGGTGCCGCCCCTCACGAACGAACTGCCGGAGCTCCCGTTGTCGGATGCGTACGCCATCCAGGAGGAGGGACTGCGCCTGCGCCAGGCGGATGGCGAGCGTGTGGTAGGCCTGAAGATGGGGCTGACGTCCGAGGCCAAGCGCCGGCAGATGAACCTGGACTCCCCCGTGTACGGCGTCCTCACGGACCGGATGCGCGTGGCCGCGGGCGGGGTGATTGCGCTCGGCAAAAGCATCCACCCCAAAATCGAGCCGGAGATTGCCTTCCGCACCACGCGCGAGCTGCGCGGCAAGGTGACGCGCGACGAGGTGCTGGACGCGTGCGCGTCCGTGTTCGTCGCGATGGAAATCCTCGACTCGCGCTACCGCGACTTCAAGTACTTCTCCCTGCCGGACGTGGTGGCGGACAACTCGTCCTCGTCGCTGTTCGTGCTCGGTGAAGTCGAGCACCCGCCGCGCGCGATGGACCTGACGAAGCTGGAGATGAAGATGTCGGTGAACGGCGCGGTGGCGCAGTCGGCCCGCTCGGACGCCATCTCCGGTGACCCGGTGGTATCGGTGATTCAGTTGTGTGAGCTGCTGGCCCAGCGTGGGCAGGTGCTCCCGGCGGGGAGCATCGTCCTGGCGGGTGCGGCCACTGTCGCGCACATGCTCCAGCCGGGAGACCGGGTGCGGCTCGACGTGGAGGGGCTGGGCTCGGTGGAGGTGTCGGCCGCGTAG
- a CDS encoding FAD/NAD(P)-binding protein, with translation MRAHESPWDVAIVGGGASGTLLAIHLLRQAHVPLRILLLERDGQVGQGLAYSTRNECHLLNVPASRMGAFGEDPEHFLRWLRRSEPGTAAGDFVPRLHYGAYLETVLKEAIAWSPPGVHLEVMTSEVLSIREHANRVTLSTREGPVVARTVVLALGNAPPANLRVEDGGLYASGRYHRSPWAEGALGSVGPRDAVLLVGTGLTMVDTVLSLEAQGHRGPLHALSRHGLLPHRHARSGAGAYASPPIRAVLRALRPTRSTPLRARAVLHLLREEVARAERSGANWRAVVDALRPVTVPLWQRLPLDERRRFLRHLRTYWDVHRHRMAPAVGDQVERLMASGRLRLHAARVRGFSLDDAGQVSVRLAPRGQRREEQLQVQHVVNCTGPEGLGPRHGHPLLRDLTEAGTVHPDALGLGLATHGSGALLNARGDTTGRLFTLGPLRRGELWETTAVPEIRVQARALADHLLQRQGRGLARYPEAPAEPAADGGT, from the coding sequence GTGCGAGCACACGAGAGCCCATGGGATGTGGCCATCGTGGGAGGTGGTGCCAGCGGGACGCTCCTGGCCATCCACCTCTTGAGGCAGGCGCATGTGCCGCTGCGGATTCTCCTCCTGGAGCGCGACGGGCAGGTGGGCCAGGGGCTCGCCTATTCGACTCGCAACGAGTGTCACCTGCTGAACGTCCCCGCCTCGCGGATGGGGGCCTTCGGCGAGGACCCCGAGCACTTCCTGCGCTGGCTGCGGCGGAGTGAGCCCGGCACGGCGGCCGGAGACTTCGTCCCCCGCCTGCACTACGGAGCCTACCTGGAGACCGTGCTGAAGGAGGCCATCGCCTGGTCGCCCCCTGGGGTCCACCTGGAGGTGATGACCTCCGAGGTCCTCTCCATCCGCGAGCACGCGAATCGGGTGACGCTGTCGACCCGCGAAGGCCCGGTGGTGGCGCGGACGGTGGTGCTGGCGCTGGGCAACGCGCCCCCCGCGAACCTGCGCGTCGAGGACGGCGGGCTGTACGCGAGCGGGCGCTATCACCGCTCGCCCTGGGCCGAGGGCGCCCTGGGCAGCGTGGGCCCTCGCGACGCGGTGCTGCTGGTGGGCACCGGCCTCACCATGGTGGACACCGTGCTGTCGCTGGAGGCGCAAGGCCATCGCGGTCCGCTGCACGCGCTGTCGCGGCATGGGCTGCTGCCTCACCGGCATGCGCGCTCGGGCGCCGGGGCCTATGCGTCGCCGCCCATCCGGGCCGTGCTGCGCGCCCTGCGCCCCACCCGCTCCACGCCCCTCCGGGCTCGCGCCGTCCTGCACCTCCTGAGGGAAGAAGTGGCCCGCGCGGAGCGGTCCGGTGCGAACTGGCGCGCGGTGGTGGACGCGCTGCGGCCGGTGACGGTGCCCCTGTGGCAACGGCTCCCCCTGGACGAGCGGCGGCGCTTCCTGCGCCACCTGCGCACCTATTGGGACGTGCACCGTCACCGCATGGCCCCCGCCGTGGGCGACCAGGTGGAGCGGCTGATGGCCAGCGGCCGACTGCGCCTGCACGCGGCGCGCGTCCGAGGCTTCTCGCTGGACGACGCGGGACAGGTGAGCGTGCGCCTGGCCCCCCGAGGCCAGCGCCGCGAGGAGCAGCTCCAGGTCCAGCACGTGGTGAACTGCACCGGCCCGGAGGGACTCGGCCCCCGGCACGGCCACCCGCTGCTGAGGGACCTGACCGAGGCGGGAACCGTACACCCGGACGCGCTGGGCCTGGGCCTGGCGACCCACGGCTCCGGAGCCCTGCTGAACGCGCGCGGAGACACGACGGGCCGCCTCTTCACCCTGGGGCCCCTGCGCCGCGGAGAGCTCTGGGAGACCACCGCCGTGCCGGAGATTCGCGTCCAGGCCCGCGCCCTGGCCGACCACCTGCTCCAGAGGCAGGGACGAGGCCTCGCCCGCTACCCCGAGGCCCCGGCGGAACCCGCCGCCGACGGCGGCACCTAG